A single Actinomycetota bacterium DNA region contains:
- a CDS encoding TrbI/VirB10 family protein, with amino-acid sequence MLFAVLDGQRRALTVPTTEVRMVDRVELPAALPPLYLPPEPPPPPPPPQPEALVAAVATAPVRPPFPMGPVQAQPALPNYPAPAFAAPTPQPLPVLSGGSGPALVIDTTVSRAEGGTNAAATGVPGAVRTTRLSRRAMTVPQGTLIPAVLETALDSTRPGHVRAIVSRDITGFDGSQILIPRGSRLFGDYQSDMAAGQNRALVQWTRLVRPDGVSVAIASPAADMQGRAGIQGRVDNHFLERFGGALLQTTLNVGSAFATRSIAGDAPVIVASTGAIAVPDVTPSGSRGQPTLHVDAGTRVGVFVARDLEFPSGEVRQ; translated from the coding sequence TTGTTGTTCGCCGTCCTTGACGGTCAGCGTCGCGCCCTGACGGTGCCCACTACCGAGGTGAGGATGGTCGATCGGGTGGAGTTGCCGGCGGCATTGCCGCCTCTCTACCTGCCACCGGAGCCGCCTCCGCCGCCTCCACCCCCGCAACCCGAGGCCTTGGTCGCGGCGGTCGCTACTGCACCGGTGCGTCCACCGTTCCCGATGGGACCGGTCCAGGCCCAGCCTGCTCTTCCCAATTACCCCGCGCCGGCTTTTGCGGCTCCGACCCCGCAACCACTGCCGGTCCTGAGCGGCGGAAGTGGTCCGGCCCTGGTAATCGATACGACGGTGTCGCGTGCGGAGGGCGGGACCAACGCTGCGGCGACAGGGGTGCCTGGTGCTGTTCGGACGACCCGTTTGAGCCGTCGGGCGATGACCGTGCCCCAGGGCACGCTCATTCCTGCGGTCCTGGAGACCGCGTTGGACTCGACCCGACCCGGCCATGTCAGGGCAATCGTGTCTCGCGACATCACCGGGTTCGACGGCAGTCAGATCCTCATCCCCCGAGGCAGCCGGCTGTTCGGCGACTATCAATCGGACATGGCGGCCGGGCAGAATCGCGCGCTCGTACAGTGGACCCGACTGGTCAGGCCCGACGGTGTCTCTGTCGCCATCGCCTCCCCGGCCGCGGACATGCAGGGACGGGCCGGCATCCAGGGCCGGGTGGACAATCATTTCCTGGAACGCTTCGGTGGGGCCCTTCTGCAGACGACCCTGAATGTCGGAAGCGCCTTTGCGACCCGAAGTATCGCGGGAGACGCTCCCGTGATCGTCGCTTCGACTGGGGCGATTGCGGTCCCTGACGTGACGCCATCAGGCTCTCGCGGGCAGCCGACGCTCCATGTCGATGCTGGCACCAGGGTGGGGGTATTCGTCGCGCGCGATCTGGAATTCCCGTCGGGCGAGGTTCGGCAATGA
- a CDS encoding replication-relaxation family protein gives MVARLQLTERDLLLFAAINRHGPLPSHYLFELTKQQARSFKHLQYRLTELYNGDQAGPYLLRPEQQHAGYEARYQHLVYDLAPRAKKVLAERGTLGRFSPRRTDPFLHQLMGACVAASFEIAAASKGLRYIPREEILSHPRCTAANETPNPMAIPLFSHGPETALIPDDLFGLEYPGSGFRFFAVEIDRNTESIERRDLRQNAFSKKIKGYLDVLKNQTFRSHWGLPNLHVLTITTNATHGLNILEHVRKQDQARFNDRFAMACEPSFGASWRVPRAVLSHLLEASWATAGASKEFSKA, from the coding sequence GTGGTCGCGCGCCTCCAGCTGACCGAGCGCGACTTGCTCCTCTTTGCGGCCATCAACCGACACGGGCCCTTGCCGTCTCACTACCTGTTTGAACTGACCAAACAGCAGGCGCGCAGTTTCAAACACCTCCAGTACCGCCTAACCGAGCTCTACAACGGCGATCAGGCTGGGCCCTATCTTCTCCGGCCCGAACAGCAGCACGCCGGCTACGAGGCGCGATATCAGCACCTGGTCTATGACCTCGCGCCGCGGGCCAAGAAAGTGTTGGCCGAGCGGGGCACCCTCGGGCGCTTCTCCCCCAGGCGGACGGACCCGTTTCTGCACCAACTCATGGGGGCCTGCGTCGCTGCGTCTTTCGAAATAGCGGCCGCGTCGAAGGGACTCCGCTATATCCCCCGCGAAGAGATCCTTTCGCATCCGCGTTGCACGGCCGCGAATGAGACGCCCAACCCGATGGCGATCCCGCTCTTCAGTCACGGCCCTGAGACGGCGCTCATCCCCGACGACCTTTTCGGCCTCGAATATCCCGGCTCAGGGTTTCGCTTCTTCGCGGTCGAAATCGATCGCAACACCGAAAGCATCGAACGCCGGGACTTGAGGCAAAATGCCTTCAGCAAGAAGATCAAAGGCTACCTCGACGTTCTGAAGAACCAGACGTTCAGATCGCACTGGGGTCTGCCGAACCTGCACGTCTTGACGATAACGACCAACGCAACTCACGGCCTGAATATCCTCGAGCACGTCAGGAAGCAGGATCAGGCCCGCTTTAACGACCGGTTCGCGATGGCGTGCGAACCGTCGTTTGGAGCCAGTTGGAGGGTACCCCGAGCCGTGCTGTCCCACCTCCTCGAAGCGTCGTGGGCGACGGCCGGAGCATCCAAGGAATTCAGCAAGGCCTAG
- a CDS encoding type IV secretion system protein — translation MIIGTCPALSSGDAFLSSLLRHIDCQGQTLGSAGYQVLADPASPLALVLTALLTIFVALFGLRMMLGETPTLRDGVMAVAKIGVVLAIATSWPAYRTVVYDVIVHGHGQLSAAIGGPARLPGARDDLIDRLQAADVTINRLINLGTGRSDVAALTPPGENAPGQPPRRTPIADDPAFGTARVIFLSSTVAAFAFVRLTAGILLALAPLFAGLLLFGRTRGFVAGWARALVFTLLASIAVTILLGVQLALLEPWLAQVLSLRQDRMVTATAPVELLILCLGFAVALAGSFAVIMRLAFAVDFSLGRRTATVAVPIRSSLESVLMPSHRPEAGRSAPRAHAVAEALFASQRREQAYQTQPADGPSAGALSGRARAPATVDDFTIPALGQALRRTRPRKSLGAALRDRRS, via the coding sequence ATGATAATCGGGACGTGCCCGGCGCTTTCCAGTGGCGACGCCTTCCTGTCGTCGTTACTGCGGCACATCGACTGTCAGGGGCAGACGCTCGGCTCGGCGGGCTATCAGGTGCTGGCCGATCCGGCCTCGCCGCTGGCGCTGGTGCTGACCGCCCTGCTGACGATCTTTGTCGCCCTGTTCGGTCTGCGCATGATGCTCGGCGAGACGCCGACCTTGCGCGACGGGGTGATGGCGGTCGCCAAGATCGGCGTGGTGCTGGCCATCGCCACCAGTTGGCCGGCCTATCGGACCGTGGTCTATGACGTCATCGTCCACGGCCACGGGCAGTTGAGCGCCGCGATCGGCGGCCCAGCCCGGCTACCCGGCGCGCGAGACGACCTGATCGACCGCCTCCAGGCCGCTGACGTCACGATCAATCGCCTGATCAATCTGGGGACCGGGCGGAGCGACGTTGCCGCCCTGACCCCGCCCGGTGAAAACGCCCCGGGGCAGCCGCCCCGGCGCACGCCCATCGCGGACGACCCTGCATTTGGAACCGCGCGCGTCATCTTCCTTTCGAGCACCGTGGCGGCTTTCGCGTTCGTCCGGCTGACGGCGGGCATTCTCCTGGCCTTGGCCCCCTTGTTCGCCGGCCTGCTGTTGTTTGGAAGGACGCGCGGGTTTGTCGCCGGCTGGGCGCGGGCCCTGGTCTTCACCTTGCTGGCTTCAATCGCCGTGACGATCCTGCTGGGCGTCCAACTGGCGCTTCTTGAGCCCTGGCTGGCGCAGGTGCTCAGCCTACGTCAGGACAGGATGGTCACAGCGACGGCACCGGTCGAGTTGCTGATCCTGTGCCTCGGCTTCGCCGTCGCCCTGGCGGGATCCTTCGCGGTGATCATGCGTCTCGCCTTCGCGGTCGATTTTTCATTGGGGCGGCGGACAGCGACGGTCGCGGTGCCGATCCGATCTTCTTTAGAGTCGGTCCTCATGCCTTCGCACAGGCCTGAGGCCGGTCGCTCCGCGCCACGCGCCCATGCCGTCGCCGAGGCTCTTTTCGCCTCCCAGCGCCGCGAGCAGGCCTATCAGACGCAACCGGCGGACGGTCCATCTGCGGGAGCCTTATCGGGACGCGCCAGAGCGCCCGCGACTGTAGATGACTTCACCATCCCGGCCCTGGGTCAGGCCTTGCGCCGGACCCGGCCGCGGAAATCCCTCGGGGCCGCTCTTCGGGACCGCCGTTCATGA
- a CDS encoding VirB4 family type IV secretion/conjugal transfer ATPase: MQLLPSLSQGASTVKREQAAGVHLPYARHVNDCTLETRDGLLLQTIRLRGLLFETADTTELNYRKTLRDAMLRAIGSSRFALYHHVVRRRAEIDLQAEYPDPFSQTLADRWADRLAAKALFANDLYLTLIRRPLQGRIGVADQVRNWFARAGEQAGAERAYELSQLDAGRDALIAALGDYAPRLLQVRETPNGVCSEPLEFLSELYNGEQRPVLLPHQDLGSYLPYRRVSFGQEAVELSAVGHLPRSFLGLVSIKDYPAWSAPGMFDELLRLPFELTITQSFAFVERGAALERMNLALRRMRSAEDEALSLRGELAQAKDDVAAGRAGYGEHHMTIAVRGDTPAAVDAAVAEVTASLADMGIVAVREEIALEPAFWAQFPANFKYIARRGLVSTNNFAGLASAHNFPLGAATGSHWGDAITLLETTAAGPYFFNFHQGDLGNFTVIGPSGSGKTVVLNFLLAQARKLDPRIIFFDKDRGAELFIRAIGGRYDQLRPGEASGLNPLQLEDTPANRGFLVEWLNQLSGGADVDDLARISDAISANFDQPVKHRRLRHLVELFRGDQRPHAGDLWSRLRPWWGDGERAWLFDNPKDLTDLSVRTVGFDMTVLLDDPTVRTPAMMYLFHRVEERLDGSPAIIIVDEGWKALDDDVFVRRIKDWEKTIRKRNGIVGFATQSAQDALESRIASAIIEQAATQIFMVNAKARAEDYVEGFGLTPHEFDLIRTLPDSAHCFLIKRGGESVVARLDLSGEDDVLTILSGRERTVRLLDEIRASVGDDPVDWMPPLLERA; the protein is encoded by the coding sequence ATGCAACTCCTACCGTCCCTGAGCCAGGGGGCTTCCACGGTGAAACGTGAACAGGCGGCGGGCGTCCATCTGCCCTATGCGCGGCACGTCAACGACTGCACGCTGGAGACGCGGGACGGCCTGCTGCTGCAGACGATCCGTCTGCGCGGACTGTTGTTCGAAACCGCGGACACTACCGAGCTCAACTATCGCAAGACCTTGCGTGACGCGATGCTTCGCGCCATCGGCTCGTCGCGGTTCGCCCTCTACCACCACGTCGTCAGACGGCGGGCGGAGATCGATCTTCAGGCCGAGTATCCGGACCCCTTTTCCCAGACGCTCGCAGACCGCTGGGCCGACCGGCTGGCCGCCAAGGCGCTGTTCGCCAATGACCTGTATCTGACGCTGATCCGCCGGCCCCTTCAGGGACGGATCGGCGTCGCCGATCAGGTGCGCAACTGGTTCGCGCGCGCCGGTGAACAGGCCGGGGCCGAGCGGGCCTATGAGCTCTCCCAGCTGGACGCGGGCCGGGACGCCCTGATCGCGGCCCTGGGCGACTATGCCCCCCGTCTGCTCCAGGTCCGCGAGACCCCCAACGGCGTCTGCTCCGAACCGCTGGAGTTCCTGTCGGAGCTCTACAACGGCGAACAGCGCCCCGTGTTGTTGCCGCATCAGGATCTGGGATCCTACCTGCCGTATCGCCGGGTCAGTTTCGGCCAGGAGGCGGTGGAGCTCTCGGCGGTCGGACACCTGCCGCGCAGCTTCCTCGGGCTGGTCTCGATCAAGGACTATCCGGCCTGGAGCGCGCCCGGCATGTTCGACGAACTGCTGCGCCTGCCGTTCGAACTGACCATCACCCAGTCGTTCGCCTTTGTGGAGCGGGGGGCCGCGCTGGAGCGGATGAACCTGGCCCTGCGCCGCATGCGGTCGGCCGAGGACGAGGCGCTCTCGCTGCGCGGCGAACTGGCCCAGGCCAAGGACGATGTCGCGGCCGGGCGCGCGGGCTATGGCGAGCACCATATGACCATCGCCGTGCGCGGGGATACGCCCGCCGCCGTCGATGCCGCGGTCGCGGAAGTGACGGCCAGTCTCGCCGACATGGGCATCGTCGCCGTGCGCGAGGAGATCGCGCTGGAGCCGGCCTTCTGGGCGCAGTTTCCGGCGAATTTCAAATATATCGCGCGGCGAGGACTGGTCTCGACAAACAATTTCGCCGGCCTGGCCAGCGCGCATAATTTCCCGTTGGGGGCGGCGACGGGATCCCACTGGGGTGACGCCATCACCCTGCTGGAGACCACCGCCGCCGGGCCGTATTTCTTCAACTTCCACCAGGGCGACCTCGGTAATTTCACGGTGATCGGCCCGTCCGGGTCGGGCAAGACGGTGGTGCTCAACTTCCTGCTGGCCCAGGCCCGCAAGCTCGACCCGCGCATCATCTTCTTCGACAAGGACCGCGGCGCCGAACTGTTCATCCGCGCCATCGGCGGCCGCTACGACCAGCTGCGCCCCGGCGAGGCCTCAGGGCTCAACCCCCTGCAGCTGGAGGACACGCCGGCCAATCGCGGCTTCCTGGTCGAGTGGCTGAACCAGCTTTCCGGCGGAGCCGACGTCGATGACCTGGCCCGGATCAGCGATGCGATCAGCGCGAATTTCGATCAGCCGGTCAAACATCGGCGCCTGAGACATCTGGTCGAACTGTTCCGCGGCGACCAGCGTCCGCACGCCGGTGATCTCTGGTCGCGGCTGCGTCCGTGGTGGGGAGATGGCGAACGCGCCTGGCTGTTCGACAACCCCAAGGACCTGACCGACCTGTCGGTGCGCACCGTCGGTTTCGACATGACGGTGCTGCTCGACGATCCGACCGTCCGGACCCCGGCGATGATGTACCTGTTCCACCGTGTGGAGGAGCGTCTGGACGGTTCGCCGGCGATCATCATCGTCGATGAAGGTTGGAAGGCGCTCGACGACGACGTCTTTGTCCGCCGCATCAAGGACTGGGAAAAGACCATCCGCAAACGCAACGGGATCGTCGGCTTCGCCACCCAGAGCGCGCAGGACGCCCTCGAAAGCCGCATCGCCAGCGCCATCATCGAGCAGGCGGCGACCCAGATCTTCATGGTCAATGCCAAGGCGCGGGCCGAGGACTATGTCGAGGGCTTTGGTCTCACCCCGCATGAGTTTGATCTGATCCGCACATTGCCGGACAGCGCGCACTGTTTCCTCATCAAGCGGGGCGGAGAGAGTGTCGTCGCCCGTCTGGACCTCTCCGGCGAGGACGATGTCCTGACCATTCTTTCCGGCCGCGAGCGGACCGTCCGCCTGCTCGACGAAATCCGCGCCTCGGTCGGTGACGATCCGGTCGACTGGATGCCGCCCTTGCTGGAGCGCGCGTGA
- a CDS encoding type IV secretion system DNA-binding domain-containing protein, with amino-acid sequence MSTYVPFFRRFTDEKGRELDEVRQLYAWVQAQQNAFSETPVTVGKRVYAYLDDLPDDLDRPFLYALHDFMEAETQMWALPAPDFERMSLKEFVEYRNLLYAKQYFFTNQETVLQSFHEALVRLLYGIAREIPKTESPSPFTIPLIYTLEEPKLAIEQPFGTLLSGPYEDQGLFKTFSSQLMQNLCRVSGKDTPESKRPWKYPRDSTLPLGEMVDAYLGDTPLQALFKAPVPLKLSNEDRFNHMHIVGGTGAGKTTLIENLILHDIASDNPPSLVVIDPHGDLIQKLTHADLGIEDRLVIIDPRDIHHPPALNIFAVNQDRLGAYDEATREQVTAGVIQTFDYLFTGLLGADLTAKQGVFFRYVTRLMLSLPEMMGRNATILDMLYLMSDDTPYREAIARLPDIPREFFLRDFPSKTFQQTKEQIRYRLQAILENPTMARLFTSPETKVDLHAELNKGSIILVDTAKDYLKGASDNFGRIFISLTLQAILERAAIPASDRKDTFLFVDEAASYFDSNIDDLLTDARKYRCGLVLAHQYLDQASSSLKASLAANTGAKFASGLSATDARAMASDMRTTPDFILAQPRLQFAAHIRNVTPHAVSIPITPGALAAKPKLDADAYQRLMDRNRAKVALSTIAPPSTPALDPISPRPDEDISADW; translated from the coding sequence ATGAGCACCTACGTCCCCTTTTTCCGGCGGTTCACCGACGAGAAGGGTAGGGAGCTCGACGAGGTCCGCCAGCTCTATGCCTGGGTCCAGGCGCAACAGAACGCCTTCTCGGAGACCCCCGTCACAGTGGGTAAGCGGGTCTATGCCTACCTCGATGATCTCCCCGACGACCTGGACCGACCGTTCCTGTACGCCCTTCACGACTTCATGGAGGCCGAGACCCAGATGTGGGCGCTTCCGGCTCCCGACTTCGAGCGGATGAGCCTGAAGGAGTTCGTCGAGTACCGGAACCTCCTCTATGCGAAGCAGTACTTCTTCACGAACCAGGAGACGGTGCTCCAGAGCTTCCATGAAGCGCTTGTCCGGCTGCTGTACGGGATAGCCCGAGAGATCCCCAAGACAGAGTCGCCGTCCCCTTTCACAATCCCGCTCATCTACACGCTCGAGGAGCCGAAACTGGCGATCGAGCAACCTTTCGGCACGCTCTTGAGTGGTCCCTACGAGGATCAAGGGCTGTTCAAGACGTTTTCGTCCCAGCTCATGCAGAACCTCTGCCGCGTCTCCGGAAAGGACACGCCGGAGAGCAAAAGGCCTTGGAAATATCCCCGCGACAGCACCTTGCCACTCGGGGAAATGGTGGACGCCTATCTGGGCGACACGCCACTTCAAGCGCTTTTCAAAGCGCCGGTCCCGTTGAAGCTCTCCAACGAGGACCGCTTCAATCACATGCATATCGTAGGCGGCACGGGAGCGGGCAAGACGACCCTCATCGAGAATCTGATCCTGCATGACATCGCCTCGGACAACCCGCCGTCCCTGGTCGTGATCGACCCCCACGGAGACCTGATCCAGAAACTCACGCACGCCGACCTGGGTATCGAGGACCGGCTCGTCATCATCGACCCGAGGGACATTCACCATCCGCCGGCCCTGAACATCTTCGCCGTCAATCAGGACCGACTGGGAGCATATGACGAGGCCACACGCGAGCAGGTGACTGCCGGGGTCATCCAGACATTCGACTACCTTTTCACCGGTCTTCTGGGCGCTGACCTCACCGCCAAACAGGGCGTCTTCTTCCGGTATGTCACGCGGCTCATGCTTTCGCTCCCGGAGATGATGGGGCGCAACGCGACCATCCTCGACATGCTCTACCTCATGTCTGACGACACCCCGTATCGCGAGGCAATCGCCCGCCTGCCAGACATTCCGCGCGAGTTCTTTCTGAGGGACTTCCCCAGCAAGACCTTCCAGCAGACCAAGGAGCAAATCCGCTACCGCCTGCAGGCCATTCTCGAAAACCCGACGATGGCGCGGCTCTTCACCAGTCCGGAGACCAAGGTTGATTTACACGCCGAGCTCAACAAGGGCTCGATCATCCTGGTCGACACCGCCAAAGACTATCTCAAAGGCGCATCCGACAATTTCGGCCGCATCTTCATTTCCCTCACCCTTCAAGCGATCCTGGAGCGCGCCGCGATTCCCGCCTCAGATCGTAAGGACACCTTCCTCTTCGTGGACGAGGCGGCGTCCTATTTCGATAGCAACATCGACGATCTGCTCACCGACGCCCGCAAATACCGGTGCGGATTGGTGCTCGCTCACCAGTATCTCGACCAGGCATCCTCGTCGCTCAAGGCGTCCCTTGCCGCCAACACCGGGGCCAAGTTCGCGTCCGGCCTTTCCGCTACGGACGCTCGCGCGATGGCGTCGGATATGCGGACAACCCCTGACTTCATCCTGGCCCAACCCCGGCTCCAGTTCGCCGCGCACATCCGCAACGTCACGCCCCACGCCGTGTCCATCCCCATCACGCCAGGGGCGCTTGCGGCCAAGCCGAAGCTCGACGCCGACGCCTATCAAAGGCTCATGGATCGGAACCGGGCCAAGGTTGCGCTCAGCACGATCGCGCCTCCATCAACTCCCGCACTTGATCCGATATCCCCACGGCCGGACGAGGATATCTCCGCAGACTGGTAG
- a CDS encoding VirB8/TrbF family protein — MKKASRESLNAYYREAGSWAADQLGALRRSRRIAWIVAAAAVVVAVSEAVALIVLMPLKTVVPYTLMVDRTTGYVQALRPLDPGQITPDRALVQSMLVQYVIAREGFDIATLQANYEKVGLWSAERARGDYLNLMQVSNPDGPLSLYPRRSVVETRVKSVSPLNAQSALVRFETVWRDEGGQLQPAQPWVAIVQYRFSGEPMSAEDRFLNPLGFQVVDYRRDPEAIPLADLSVPPDLYGTDPVEAENVQVSPVTGVAP; from the coding sequence ATGAAAAAAGCCAGCCGTGAATCGCTGAACGCCTATTACCGCGAGGCCGGAAGCTGGGCCGCCGACCAGCTGGGCGCACTACGGCGATCGCGCCGGATCGCCTGGATAGTCGCGGCCGCCGCGGTCGTGGTGGCGGTGTCGGAGGCGGTTGCGCTGATCGTGCTCATGCCCCTGAAGACGGTCGTGCCCTATACGCTGATGGTGGATCGAACCACGGGCTATGTGCAGGCACTCAGACCGCTCGACCCTGGCCAGATCACGCCGGATCGGGCTCTCGTCCAGTCAATGCTTGTTCAATACGTCATCGCGCGCGAAGGCTTCGATATCGCCACCCTGCAAGCCAATTATGAGAAGGTCGGTCTATGGTCGGCGGAGCGGGCGCGTGGCGACTATCTGAACCTCATGCAGGTCTCGAACCCGGACGGCCCGCTCTCGCTCTATCCCAGGCGCTCGGTCGTCGAGACCCGGGTCAAAAGCGTATCGCCCTTGAACGCGCAGTCAGCGCTCGTGCGTTTCGAGACCGTCTGGCGGGACGAGGGCGGTCAACTCCAACCGGCGCAGCCATGGGTCGCCATCGTTCAGTATCGGTTCTCGGGTGAGCCCATGTCCGCCGAGGACCGGTTCCTCAATCCGCTGGGCTTCCAGGTGGTTGACTACCGTCGCGATCCTGAAGCCATCCCGCTAGCCGACTTGTCCGTCCCGCCCGACCTGTATGGGACAGACCCGGTTGAAGCCGAAAATGTCCAGGTCAGTCCGGTGACGGGTGTAGCGCCGTGA
- the virB11 gene encoding P-type DNA transfer ATPase VirB11 produces MEGQVYLQSYLAPFADILGRADVTDIYVNAPDECWAETLGGEIERHGITGLDGTVLTRLSRQIAAYAHQGISREHPILSAALPGGERVQIIMPPATRGGIVLAIRKHVSSDLRLEDYVSGGAFETAHLGGSRHEIGLDAQLRERLQSGDVAGLLSAAVKGRRNILISGGTSTGKTTFLNALIREIPQEERLIFIEDTPELHLHHPNAIGLIAPRSALGEALVTAEDLLNASLRLRPDRVILGELRGLEAYTFLRAVNTGHPGSMTTVHADSPERAIEQIALLVLQGGTTLRREDVIHYIRSTIDVFVQLSRTAGRRSVSEVALRADT; encoded by the coding sequence ATGGAGGGCCAAGTCTATCTGCAGAGCTATCTGGCACCGTTCGCTGATATTCTTGGTCGTGCCGATGTTACGGACATCTACGTCAATGCTCCGGATGAGTGTTGGGCAGAGACCCTTGGCGGTGAAATCGAACGTCACGGGATAACCGGCCTGGATGGGACCGTCCTGACGAGGCTGAGCCGTCAGATCGCGGCGTATGCCCATCAGGGGATCAGTCGCGAGCACCCGATCCTTTCAGCGGCGCTTCCAGGCGGAGAGCGGGTTCAGATCATCATGCCTCCGGCCACGCGAGGTGGCATCGTTCTCGCCATCCGTAAACATGTCTCCTCCGATCTCAGGCTGGAGGACTACGTCTCAGGCGGTGCCTTTGAGACCGCACATCTGGGCGGATCACGGCACGAGATCGGGCTGGATGCTCAACTGCGTGAAAGGCTGCAGTCAGGCGATGTCGCTGGCCTTCTCAGCGCAGCGGTGAAAGGCCGTCGAAACATCCTGATCTCGGGAGGCACCTCCACCGGCAAGACCACCTTCCTCAATGCCCTGATCCGCGAGATCCCGCAGGAGGAACGGCTGATCTTCATAGAGGACACGCCCGAACTTCACCTGCATCATCCCAATGCGATCGGCCTGATCGCCCCCCGCAGTGCGCTTGGCGAAGCGTTGGTCACGGCCGAGGATCTGTTGAATGCGTCGCTAAGGTTGCGGCCAGACCGGGTCATCCTGGGCGAACTGCGCGGCCTGGAGGCCTACACATTCCTGCGCGCCGTAAATACCGGTCATCCGGGATCGATGACGACCGTGCATGCCGACAGTCCCGAACGAGCGATCGAACAAATTGCACTGCTTGTCCTGCAAGGCGGCACGACGCTTCGACGCGAAGACGTCATTCATTACATCCGCTCGACCATAGATGTCTTCGTCCAGCTCTCGCGCACAGCCGGTCGGCGCAGCGTGTCAGAGGTTGCCTTGAGAGCGGACACATGA
- a CDS encoding TrbG/VirB9 family P-type conjugative transfer protein: MKRIILLVLLLSAPAMAQTPPPPNGDDARLRTIQYDASQVFRLRVATGYQLTLLFDPEERVETVGIGDSDGWQVTLNGRGDALFLKPIRPNSATNMTVITDARVYNFEISSAHSAGADTPFTVRFLHPGASAATPPEPAAQPVGRYRLSGVRTLRPVAISDDGERTSIEWRDQQAIPAIFAIDDRGDEILVEGHVRGGLYVIDAVHRTLLFRLDRQTARASRNRTRSPE, from the coding sequence GTGAAGCGCATCATCCTTCTTGTCCTATTGCTCAGTGCGCCTGCGATGGCCCAGACGCCGCCGCCGCCAAACGGAGACGATGCCCGGCTCAGGACGATTCAGTACGACGCCAGCCAGGTTTTTCGGCTGAGGGTCGCGACGGGTTACCAGTTGACCCTCCTCTTCGATCCCGAGGAGCGGGTGGAGACTGTCGGAATCGGCGATAGCGACGGCTGGCAGGTGACGCTCAACGGCCGGGGCGACGCCCTCTTCCTCAAGCCGATCCGGCCAAACAGCGCGACCAATATGACGGTGATCACCGACGCAAGGGTCTATAATTTCGAAATCTCGTCGGCGCACAGCGCTGGGGCCGACACCCCCTTCACCGTGCGCTTCCTCCATCCTGGCGCATCGGCCGCGACCCCGCCTGAGCCCGCTGCGCAGCCGGTCGGGCGCTACCGCTTGAGCGGCGTCCGGACGCTGCGCCCGGTAGCAATCAGCGACGACGGCGAGCGCACCTCTATCGAATGGCGCGATCAGCAGGCGATTCCCGCAATCTTCGCCATCGATGACCGCGGCGACGAAATACTGGTTGAGGGCCACGTCCGCGGCGGGCTGTATGTGATCGACGCGGTTCATCGGACGCTTCTCTTCCGACTGGATCGGCAGACCGCGCGGGCCAGCCGCAACCGCACCCGGTCGCCAGAATGA